In Desulfurispira natronophila, the following are encoded in one genomic region:
- a CDS encoding exopolysaccharide biosynthesis polyprenyl glycosylphosphotransferase encodes MSEASNVSDHRNLRHSRWYEVILMSWPFQLLLGLLLVVGASSLARWEWGFWHNLTPTQINSIVAIAVPFIASILTLRRLLRFPGAHSAAYPFPTVTIWYAGAIIVVFSLQVEHARTVFVHAYVYTVIWCYLGYFIGRKYRTLKIGLLPFGNALELESLPDVYWRPLDEPTLGETRVDAVVADLRAEIPPPWQKFLANCTLNSIPVYHVKHISESMTGRVRMDHLMENEIGSLIPSRTYAAFKRALDLVGVALLGIPLLPLLIVTAIAMRLESSGPVIYRQERMGFRGKPFIMYKFRSMCADADKQKHYTDGCDDPRITRVGRIIRKYRIDELPQLLNIVKGDMSFIGPRPEAVSLSEWYEQEIPFFSYRHVVRPGISGWAQVEQGYAAEVEGVTIKLEYDFYYIKYFSFWLDMLIFFKTIKTILTGFGSR; translated from the coding sequence ATGTCCGAGGCATCTAACGTGAGCGATCACCGCAATCTTCGTCACTCCCGCTGGTATGAAGTTATACTCATGAGCTGGCCGTTCCAGCTGTTGCTGGGACTGTTGCTTGTGGTGGGAGCCAGCAGTCTGGCTCGCTGGGAGTGGGGTTTCTGGCACAACCTCACCCCCACTCAGATAAACTCCATAGTGGCCATTGCTGTTCCTTTTATAGCTTCTATCTTGACGCTGCGGCGCTTGCTGCGGTTTCCCGGCGCCCACTCGGCCGCCTACCCATTTCCCACCGTAACCATCTGGTACGCTGGCGCCATTATTGTTGTCTTTTCCCTGCAAGTGGAACACGCCCGAACCGTTTTCGTTCACGCCTACGTTTACACGGTTATCTGGTGTTACCTGGGCTACTTTATTGGCCGCAAGTACCGAACTCTCAAAATCGGCCTTTTGCCCTTTGGCAACGCCCTGGAGCTGGAATCGCTTCCCGACGTCTACTGGCGACCCCTGGATGAACCAACCCTGGGTGAAACCCGCGTCGACGCCGTTGTCGCGGACCTGCGGGCTGAAATCCCCCCTCCGTGGCAGAAATTCCTGGCGAACTGTACCCTGAACAGTATTCCGGTCTACCACGTCAAGCACATCAGCGAATCCATGACCGGGCGAGTGCGGATGGATCACCTGATGGAAAATGAAATCGGCTCCCTGATTCCCTCTCGCACCTATGCTGCCTTCAAACGGGCGCTGGATCTTGTGGGCGTGGCTCTGCTTGGCATACCTTTGCTGCCCTTGCTAATTGTTACCGCCATCGCTATGCGCCTCGAAAGCTCCGGTCCGGTGATCTATCGCCAGGAACGCATGGGCTTTCGCGGCAAGCCTTTTATTATGTACAAGTTTCGCAGCATGTGTGCCGATGCCGACAAACAAAAGCACTACACTGATGGCTGTGATGACCCCCGGATCACCCGTGTCGGGCGGATTATTCGCAAGTACCGTATTGACGAGCTGCCACAGCTGCTCAATATCGTTAAAGGAGATATGAGTTTTATCGGCCCTCGGCCCGAAGCCGTATCCCTCTCCGAGTGGTACGAACAGGAAATCCCCTTTTTCAGCTATCGCCATGTAGTGCGACCCGGCATCTCCGGTTGGGCCCAGGTGGAACAGGGCTACGCCGCAGAAGTTGAAGGCGTGACCATCAAACTGGAATACGACTTTTACTACATCAAATACTTTTCCTTCTGGCTTGATATGCTAATATTCTTCAAAACCATAAAAACCATCCTGACCGGTTTTGGTTCACGCTAA
- a CDS encoding four helix bundle protein, with translation MKCENLDVWKRGCQLSVLVYKYFANCKDYSFKDQITRASLSIPSNIAEGLEKESDKEKARYIEHAQGSAAELHTQTLIGAQIGYIDQQTAEQWKDETTQLAKMLNTLKKHMKQ, from the coding sequence ATGAAGTGCGAAAACCTTGACGTCTGGAAACGCGGTTGCCAGCTCAGCGTATTAGTTTACAAATACTTCGCCAACTGCAAAGACTACAGCTTCAAGGATCAGATCACGCGCGCTTCCCTCTCTATCCCCAGTAACATCGCAGAGGGCCTGGAAAAAGAATCCGACAAGGAAAAAGCCCGCTACATAGAACACGCACAAGGCTCCGCTGCAGAACTCCACACACAGACCTTGATCGGCGCTCAAATCGGATACATAGACCAACAAACCGCAGAGCAATGGAAAGACGAAACCACCCAACTCGCCAAAATGCTCAACACACTAAAAAAACACATGAAGCAATGA
- the mntA gene encoding type VII toxin-antitoxin system MntA family adenylyltransferase antitoxin produces the protein MDLCSQIANMLRGEQGLELAIIYGSVAAGTMHPGSDIDLALLFDQPLSAERKMEITARLERKVLRTVDIIDLSSISGTILKHVLCKGKILIQNEEGLFTLLAKKMIYNQTDMMPYVNRTLLERQRRFIDG, from the coding sequence ATGGATTTGTGCTCCCAAATTGCCAATATGCTTAGGGGTGAACAGGGACTGGAACTTGCCATTATTTATGGATCTGTCGCCGCTGGTACCATGCATCCAGGCAGTGATATCGACCTCGCGCTGCTATTCGATCAGCCGTTAAGTGCCGAGCGTAAAATGGAAATTACCGCCAGACTGGAGCGCAAAGTGCTGAGAACAGTCGACATAATTGACCTGTCAAGCATATCCGGAACGATTCTTAAACACGTTTTATGCAAAGGCAAAATCCTTATTCAGAATGAAGAAGGCCTCTTCACCCTCCTTGCAAAAAAAATGATATATAACCAGACCGATATGATGCCTTATGTGAATCGAACCCTACTGGAAAGACAGCGGAGGTTTATTGATGGATAA
- a CDS encoding ISL3 family transposase, whose product MHVRTLLNKLEVYKSFVFCDEHFEETEGSLPSILVNIRPRKGARGQCPECGRLCATYDTQRQRRFEYKPLFEFKVFFVYTPRRVKCPFHGVKVESVPWGSGKEQMTNSYKHVLSRWAKRLSWQETARIFETSWDSVYRAVESVVSYGMQHQELDDISQIGVDEIAVFRGHKYLSMVYALDEGKRRLLWCGEGRDAKVFRKFFQDVLGQKRSHDIQYVCSNMWAAYLKVTKEEAPNALNILDRFHIMKKFNDAIEQVRRDEYKALKSQGVNNPLIGARWTMVKRPENHTEKQAATMKELLKHNLKSVKAHLMREEFQRFWSYTYSACALKFMNEWITRTLRGNIEPMKKVARMLRRHTDLIMNWFKPKKRLSSGAVEGLNLKAKLVIRKSFGFRSIKCLVVALFHTLGNLPEPNRTHRFC is encoded by the coding sequence ATGCATGTACGAACATTACTGAATAAGCTTGAAGTCTACAAGTCATTTGTGTTTTGCGATGAGCACTTTGAGGAAACAGAGGGATCTTTACCCAGCATTCTTGTGAACATACGTCCTCGCAAAGGGGCTCGCGGACAGTGCCCAGAGTGCGGCAGGCTATGTGCCACTTATGATACTCAGAGGCAGCGACGCTTTGAGTATAAGCCGCTGTTTGAGTTCAAGGTGTTCTTTGTCTACACTCCCCGCCGTGTCAAATGTCCTTTTCATGGCGTAAAAGTAGAGTCTGTGCCATGGGGCAGTGGCAAGGAACAGATGACCAACTCCTACAAGCATGTTTTGAGCCGTTGGGCCAAGCGTCTGTCCTGGCAGGAAACCGCACGTATCTTCGAAACAAGCTGGGACAGTGTTTATCGTGCAGTTGAGTCAGTTGTCAGCTACGGAATGCAACACCAGGAACTTGACGATATCAGCCAGATCGGCGTGGACGAGATTGCTGTGTTCAGAGGCCATAAGTATCTGAGCATGGTGTATGCCCTGGATGAGGGCAAAAGACGCTTGCTGTGGTGCGGCGAGGGTCGCGACGCCAAGGTGTTTCGGAAGTTCTTTCAAGACGTACTGGGCCAGAAGCGCAGTCATGATATTCAGTATGTATGCAGCAATATGTGGGCCGCCTACCTCAAGGTTACCAAGGAGGAAGCTCCCAATGCCCTTAATATCCTTGATCGCTTCCATATCATGAAGAAGTTCAATGATGCCATCGAGCAGGTCAGGCGAGATGAGTACAAGGCACTCAAGAGTCAAGGTGTCAACAACCCACTTATTGGAGCACGCTGGACCATGGTAAAGCGACCGGAAAACCACACCGAAAAACAGGCAGCAACCATGAAAGAACTGCTCAAGCACAACCTGAAGTCGGTCAAGGCCCACCTGATGCGTGAGGAATTTCAGCGTTTCTGGAGCTATACCTACAGTGCCTGCGCCCTGAAGTTTATGAATGAGTGGATTACCCGCACACTCAGAGGTAACATCGAACCGATGAAAAAAGTGGCTCGCATGCTTCGCAGACATACTGATCTGATAATGAACTGGTTCAAACCAAAAAAGCGACTTTCAAGCGGTGCTGTTGAGGGCCTGAACCTCAAAGCAAAACTGGTCATAAGAAAATCGTTCGGTTTCAGGTCGATAAAATGCCTGGTAGTCGCTTTGTTTCATACACTTGGAAACTTACCGGAGCCAAACCGGACCCACAGATTCTGCTGA
- a CDS encoding type II toxin-antitoxin system RelE/ParE family toxin — protein MLEIKYTQKALSDLEEVLAYVAEHSPGSAIKQIRFLKEKIEGLAHTPLMGVHASSKGLATDCRILIASDYLIFYQLCSTQELLILRVLHGKRDYCRIFNQELQNRE, from the coding sequence ATGCTGGAAATTAAATATACTCAAAAGGCGCTGTCAGACCTTGAAGAAGTACTCGCCTATGTTGCAGAGCATAGCCCAGGCAGCGCAATCAAACAAATCAGGTTTCTGAAAGAGAAGATAGAAGGATTGGCACATACACCACTGATGGGCGTCCATGCCTCCTCAAAAGGCCTTGCGACAGATTGTCGAATACTTATAGCCAGCGACTACCTGATATTCTATCAACTTTGCAGCACCCAAGAATTGCTGATATTACGAGTGTTGCACGGTAAGCGTGATTATTGCCGAATATTTAACCAGGAACTGCAGAATAGAGAATAG
- the glmS gene encoding glutamine--fructose-6-phosphate transaminase (isomerizing), with protein MCGIVGYTGSRAAMPIILEGLKKLEYRGYDSAGITTISDRNTHSLKSAGKLIELERQLANQHLPGTCGIGHTRWATHGKPTTENAHPHHSGSIALVHNGIIENYQQLKKSLQEKGYTFASQTDTEVVAHLIHSHYQGDLVKATVRAIEQLHGAYSLLVADSNTPGTLICIKHQSPLVLGLGTDENYVASDIPAILSETREFIFLEDGDMAVVSSAQYQVFADGQEVERPVKTVSWSPAAAEKDGYKHFMLKEIHEQPRAVRDTLRGKFFAGKVVLSDLRLQPNEISDIKRIILVACGTSWHAAMVGKYYLEKYTRIPTEVDIASEYRYRQKIIDSGTLVIPVSQSGETADTLAALKEAKTMGAKVLCICNVMDSSIPRESHGVLYTNAGPEIGVASTKAFTTQLAALYLMTLYLAQERNQLTPEQVADKIVDLEAIPAAMESVLQDGERYARFAERYHNYTDFLFLGRSYNLPIALEGALKLKEISYIHAEGYASGEMKHGPIALIDENMPVVVIATPSEVHEKVLSNMEEVMARKGRVIAISTNSTAVEAVADTFIVPEVPEEFSPMVNVIPTQFIAYYISDFKGCDVDQPRNLAKSVTVE; from the coding sequence ATGTGCGGAATTGTCGGCTATACCGGCTCACGGGCAGCCATGCCTATTATCCTTGAAGGGCTGAAAAAACTTGAGTATCGCGGTTACGACTCCGCTGGCATTACAACCATAAGCGACCGCAATACCCACTCACTCAAGTCAGCTGGAAAACTGATCGAGTTAGAGCGCCAGCTTGCCAACCAACACTTGCCCGGCACCTGCGGCATTGGTCATACTCGCTGGGCCACCCACGGCAAACCTACCACGGAAAATGCCCATCCCCATCACTCCGGCAGTATCGCCCTGGTGCACAACGGTATTATAGAAAACTACCAGCAGCTAAAAAAATCCCTGCAGGAAAAGGGCTACACCTTTGCTTCGCAAACCGATACCGAAGTAGTTGCCCACCTTATCCACTCCCACTACCAGGGCGATCTGGTCAAAGCCACAGTTCGTGCAATTGAGCAGCTCCATGGTGCTTACTCGCTCCTTGTGGCCGACAGCAATACTCCCGGAACCCTGATCTGTATCAAACACCAGTCCCCACTGGTTTTGGGACTGGGTACAGATGAAAATTACGTTGCCAGTGACATCCCCGCCATTCTTAGCGAAACCCGGGAATTTATCTTTCTTGAAGACGGCGACATGGCTGTGGTGAGCTCTGCGCAGTACCAAGTTTTTGCTGATGGGCAGGAAGTGGAACGTCCCGTTAAAACCGTCTCCTGGAGCCCGGCAGCAGCTGAAAAAGACGGCTACAAACACTTTATGCTCAAGGAAATCCACGAACAACCACGCGCTGTCCGCGACACCCTGCGAGGCAAGTTTTTTGCTGGCAAAGTAGTTCTTAGCGATCTGCGGCTGCAGCCCAATGAAATCTCCGATATCAAGCGCATTATCCTGGTGGCCTGCGGCACCAGCTGGCACGCTGCCATGGTAGGCAAATACTACCTGGAGAAATACACCCGCATTCCCACCGAAGTGGACATCGCCAGCGAGTATCGCTACCGCCAGAAAATTATCGACAGCGGTACTTTGGTCATTCCCGTCAGCCAGAGCGGCGAAACCGCCGATACTCTGGCCGCCCTTAAGGAAGCCAAAACCATGGGCGCCAAAGTACTCTGCATTTGTAACGTCATGGACAGCTCCATCCCGCGGGAATCCCACGGTGTACTCTACACCAACGCCGGGCCCGAAATCGGTGTGGCTTCTACGAAAGCCTTCACCACCCAGCTGGCCGCCCTCTACCTCATGACCCTCTACCTGGCCCAGGAACGAAATCAGCTCACCCCTGAACAGGTAGCCGATAAGATTGTCGACCTGGAAGCCATCCCCGCCGCCATGGAAAGCGTACTGCAGGATGGTGAACGCTATGCCCGCTTTGCCGAGCGCTACCACAACTATACCGACTTTCTCTTCCTGGGTCGCTCCTACAACCTCCCCATTGCCCTGGAAGGCGCCCTCAAACTCAAGGAAATTTCCTATATCCACGCGGAAGGCTATGCCTCCGGCGAGATGAAACACGGCCCCATCGCACTGATCGATGAAAACATGCCCGTCGTCGTGATCGCTACCCCCTCGGAGGTACACGAAAAAGTCCTCTCCAATATGGAAGAGGTCATGGCCCGCAAAGGCCGGGTTATTGCCATATCCACCAACTCCACCGCCGTGGAAGCTGTGGCAGACACTTTCATCGTGCCGGAGGTTCCCGAAGAATTCAGTCCGATGGTAAACGTCATTCCTACACAGTTTATCGCCTACTACATTTCCGACTTTAAAGGCTGCGATGTGGATCAACCCCGCAACCTGGCTAAATCGGTGACAGTTGAGTGA
- a CDS encoding DUF4276 family protein, protein MKTTIYVEGGGNTKQLKSELRRGFQALFTSAGFGGKLPKVVAASSRNEAYDDFQIALQSKKPDEKVLLLVDSEEPVSNTIKWKHVFARDGWEKPTKATEEELHFMVVCMESWFLADTDGLARFFGPKFEIGKLPKNPNLEAIAKDDLYTALEKATKNTTKGTYGKGRHSFKVLLCLDGQKVRQHGKHTRELFSCLEEAPERVEPT, encoded by the coding sequence TTGAAGACAACCATCTATGTCGAGGGTGGTGGCAACACCAAGCAACTTAAGTCGGAACTCAGGCGGGGGTTTCAAGCTCTTTTCACAAGTGCCGGTTTCGGTGGGAAATTACCCAAAGTAGTTGCAGCCAGCAGTCGAAATGAAGCTTATGATGACTTTCAGATTGCCTTGCAGTCAAAAAAACCAGATGAGAAGGTCTTGCTGCTGGTTGACAGCGAAGAGCCTGTAAGTAATACAATAAAATGGAAACACGTATTTGCCAGGGATGGCTGGGAAAAGCCTACCAAAGCCACAGAGGAAGAGCTGCACTTTATGGTAGTCTGCATGGAGTCGTGGTTTTTAGCCGACACAGATGGATTAGCCCGATTTTTTGGCCCGAAATTCGAAATCGGCAAGCTGCCAAAAAATCCAAACCTGGAAGCCATAGCCAAAGACGACCTCTATACCGCACTGGAAAAAGCAACCAAAAATACTACCAAAGGCACCTATGGAAAGGGCCGTCACTCTTTTAAAGTACTATTATGTCTGGACGGGCAAAAAGTCAGACAGCACGGAAAACACACCAGAGAACTCTTCAGCTGCCTCGAGGAAGCCCCAGAAAGAGTCGAACCTACTTAA
- a CDS encoding GNVR domain-containing protein, translating to MKTPVYQARAVLEIGFYTDGNERKLVDSAQRLSRELQTVFINIPRSQDIERDAWVDSVTTVRGDNNFIELSALGISPDSARSEVARVVDYVRTEHQESIETFLESKRSDLRQLDRRISDIEERKLASLSERLDFAKEIDLPRIEQRMERFSLEIEQFQQQLRSTRENLDAARTADPALNALTIMEIRNLEDKITDRRLRLIDEQRRRDELLKSTVPDIQRDIQRVLEVELPEQFDRRELLAATIAPHNYSNTRMVGNIMSRETPVEPKKRLIVMVAFVAGFMGSIFLVFVLEFAKSFRNGKSQTDGE from the coding sequence GTGAAAACGCCAGTTTACCAGGCCAGAGCTGTTTTGGAGATTGGCTTTTATACCGACGGAAACGAACGCAAACTTGTCGACAGCGCGCAACGACTGAGCCGTGAACTGCAAACCGTGTTCATCAATATTCCGCGGTCCCAGGATATTGAACGTGATGCGTGGGTTGACTCCGTCACCACCGTGCGAGGCGACAATAACTTCATCGAGCTCTCTGCGCTCGGAATCAGCCCAGATTCGGCAAGGAGCGAAGTTGCCAGGGTGGTGGACTACGTCAGGACAGAGCACCAGGAAAGCATTGAAACCTTTCTGGAGAGTAAACGAAGCGACTTAAGACAACTTGATCGCAGGATAAGCGATATAGAGGAGCGTAAGCTCGCCAGCTTGAGCGAAAGGCTTGATTTTGCAAAAGAGATTGACCTCCCTCGCATAGAACAGCGCATGGAGCGGTTCAGCTTGGAAATTGAACAGTTTCAGCAACAGCTGCGCTCAACACGGGAAAACCTGGACGCCGCGCGAACCGCTGATCCTGCGCTGAACGCCTTGACGATAATGGAAATTCGCAATCTTGAAGACAAAATTACCGATCGCAGACTGCGCCTCATCGATGAGCAGCGTAGAAGAGATGAGCTGTTAAAATCAACGGTACCGGATATTCAAAGAGATATTCAACGGGTCTTGGAAGTTGAGCTCCCCGAACAGTTTGACAGGCGCGAACTCCTTGCAGCCACCATTGCCCCCCATAACTACAGCAATACCCGAATGGTTGGCAACATTATGTCACGTGAAACACCTGTTGAGCCCAAAAAGCGACTTATTGTAATGGTCGCATTTGTGGCCGGCTTTATGGGGTCAATTTTCCTGGTGTTCGTACTGGAATTTGCCAAATCCTTCCGAAACGGTAAATCTCAAACAGACGGCGAGTAA
- the hepT gene encoding type VII toxin-antitoxin system HepT family RNase toxin — MDKDIVLNKLESLRRCIQRIQDKTPPSSHLLVEDYDLQDIITLNLERSVQLCVDIGLHIISDLEVPVPDTMAKTFVVLEQANCLDGEVADRMIKSVGFRNTAVHAYQEIDWNIVYRIITEHLDDFRAFSRQILSFMQNRG, encoded by the coding sequence ATGGATAAGGATATTGTGCTGAATAAACTGGAAAGCCTCCGGCGCTGCATACAACGCATACAAGACAAAACTCCCCCATCATCCCATCTTCTCGTCGAAGACTATGACTTGCAGGACATCATAACACTGAACCTGGAGCGATCAGTCCAGTTGTGTGTAGATATCGGACTCCATATCATCAGTGATCTGGAAGTTCCGGTTCCTGACACCATGGCAAAAACTTTTGTTGTTCTGGAACAGGCAAATTGCCTTGATGGCGAAGTTGCCGACCGCATGATAAAATCGGTAGGATTTAGAAACACTGCAGTGCATGCATATCAGGAGATTGACTGGAATATCGTCTATCGCATTATTACGGAACACCTCGACGATTTTCGAGCCTTCTCAAGGCAGATACTGTCATTTATGCAGAATAGGGGATAG
- a CDS encoding NAD-dependent epimerase gives MPQPLAPNPQPTLVTGTAGFIGFHTAKKLLERGDSVVGFDSVNDYYDVGIKEARLELLEQTARQTGSCYEFIRANLADRQAVEECFARHRFERVIHLAAQAGVRYSLVNPHAYVESNIVGTTNILEACRHAQTAHLTYASTSSVYGANTRMPFSEHRGVDHPLQFYAATKRANELMAHSYSSLYGLPTTGLRFFTVYGPWGRPDMALFLFTKNILAGEPIQVFNHGNHTRDFTYVADIVEGVIRASDRIAEPNPDWDSNHPDPATSSAPFRLYNIGNNSPVKLGEYIEAIEEALGKKAIREMLPLQAGDVPDTFADVSELEQNVGYRPATSVREGVQHFVQWYREFYGV, from the coding sequence ATGCCCCAACCTCTAGCCCCCAACCCCCAACCCACCCTGGTCACCGGCACCGCCGGATTCATCGGCTTCCATACCGCCAAAAAACTGTTGGAGCGTGGCGACAGCGTCGTCGGCTTTGACAGCGTCAACGACTACTACGACGTGGGCATCAAAGAAGCTCGCCTGGAGTTGCTGGAACAGACCGCCCGCCAGACCGGCAGCTGCTATGAATTTATACGGGCGAATCTGGCTGATCGCCAGGCAGTGGAAGAATGCTTTGCTCGCCACCGTTTTGAGCGGGTCATTCATTTGGCAGCCCAGGCCGGAGTGCGTTACTCACTGGTCAACCCCCACGCCTACGTGGAAAGCAATATTGTCGGCACCACCAATATCCTGGAAGCCTGTCGCCACGCCCAAACAGCACACCTGACCTACGCCAGCACCAGCAGCGTCTACGGCGCCAATACCCGCATGCCCTTCAGCGAACACCGCGGCGTAGATCACCCCCTGCAATTTTACGCCGCCACCAAGCGCGCCAACGAACTCATGGCCCATAGCTACAGCAGCCTCTACGGCCTTCCCACCACCGGCCTACGTTTTTTTACGGTCTACGGACCCTGGGGGCGACCCGACATGGCCCTTTTTCTCTTTACCAAAAACATTTTGGCAGGCGAGCCCATTCAGGTTTTCAATCACGGTAACCATACCCGTGACTTCACCTATGTAGCCGACATTGTGGAGGGAGTTATCCGGGCCAGCGACCGTATCGCCGAACCTAACCCTGACTGGGATAGCAACCACCCCGACCCCGCTACCAGTAGCGCCCCCTTTCGCCTCTACAATATTGGCAACAACAGCCCCGTCAAACTGGGCGAGTACATCGAAGCCATCGAGGAAGCCCTTGGAAAAAAAGCTATCAGGGAAATGCTGCCCCTGCAGGCCGGCGATGTTCCCGACACCTTTGCCGATGTAAGCGAATTGGAACAGAACGTGGGCTATCGCCCCGCCACTTCCGTACGCGAAGGCGTGCAGCACTTTGTCCAGTGGTATCGGGAGTTTTACGGAGTGTGA
- a CDS encoding AAA family ATPase has translation MQRLIDKIQIRDLLSFDAKGVSLELRNLNVLIGPNGCGKSNFIEAISLLQSAPGYLASPVKDSGGISVWLHRGSTKPVALIDVTTGITSKKFSIPIRHAIAFTEVGNRFELQDELIEDATAYDGSDTPYFYYRYQNNRPVLNVNEERRTLQRVDIDPEQSILSQRKDPDQYPEITQMGREYQKIRIYREWSFGRYSMPRLPQKADGRNDYLEENYQNLGLILNKILKHPRIKKKLLEKLQLLYPRFEDYNIIVEGATVQIFFTESDYSIPATRLSDGTLRFLSLLAALYGPDKPSLLCIEEPELGLHPDILPAIAEILKEVSEETQLVVTTHSDIIIDALSDRPEDVIVCENRNGSTTMQRLCQEDLALWLEKYSLGELWSKGEIGGNRF, from the coding sequence ATGCAGAGACTTATTGATAAGATTCAGATCAGAGATCTGCTCTCCTTTGATGCAAAGGGCGTAAGTCTGGAGCTGAGAAACCTCAACGTCCTGATTGGGCCAAATGGATGTGGGAAATCAAATTTTATAGAGGCCATCAGCCTGTTGCAGTCGGCGCCAGGTTATCTTGCCTCTCCGGTGAAAGATAGCGGTGGCATTTCTGTTTGGCTCCATCGAGGCAGTACAAAGCCAGTTGCGTTAATTGACGTAACTACCGGCATTACAAGCAAGAAATTCAGCATACCTATCCGCCATGCCATTGCCTTTACCGAAGTGGGTAACAGGTTTGAATTGCAAGATGAGCTCATAGAAGACGCAACGGCATATGATGGCTCGGATACCCCATATTTTTACTACCGGTATCAAAATAATCGCCCTGTCCTGAACGTGAACGAAGAGCGTAGAACCCTTCAAAGGGTTGACATAGACCCCGAGCAATCAATTTTGTCCCAGAGAAAAGACCCCGATCAATATCCCGAGATAACCCAGATGGGACGTGAGTACCAAAAAATTCGAATATATCGAGAGTGGAGCTTTGGTCGCTATTCCATGCCCAGGTTACCCCAGAAAGCCGATGGAAGAAACGACTACTTGGAAGAAAACTACCAGAATCTGGGCCTCATCCTGAATAAAATACTTAAACACCCCCGCATCAAAAAGAAGCTGCTCGAAAAACTCCAGCTTCTTTATCCCCGATTTGAAGACTACAACATCATCGTGGAAGGCGCGACGGTGCAGATTTTTTTCACCGAAAGCGACTACTCAATCCCGGCCACAAGGCTTTCGGACGGAACACTGCGTTTTTTATCGCTGCTGGCAGCGCTCTATGGCCCCGACAAGCCTTCGCTACTCTGCATAGAAGAACCAGAGCTGGGACTCCATCCCGATATACTGCCGGCAATAGCCGAAATATTGAAGGAAGTGTCAGAAGAAACCCAGTTAGTGGTTACAACACACTCGGATATTATTATCGATGCATTAAGCGATCGGCCTGAAGACGTGATCGTATGTGAGAACAGAAACGGCTCCACCACCATGCAGCGCCTATGCCAGGAAGACCTGGCCCTGTGGCTGGAAAAGTATTCACTCGGTGAATTATGGAGCAAAGGTGAAATCGGGGGGAACCGGTTTTGA